ATATTGTATATTCCTTTTCCACATTGTTTGGTGATACCTACAAATTAAGATGTACATGATGTACAATGTCAACTATTGACTACTGCCATATGAATATCCAGTTAAattttcaaactccaatattcaCCTCTGCGTGGAAGCTCCCCCCAAATTATACCAAATTTGCTTTAAGACTATGCtttcacaatatatatatatatatatatatatatatatatatatatatatatatatatatatgttgttcCTGTTTATAAATCAGTAAAAATTCGCAggcttaagaaaataaattgcaaCCTCGTTTTGCAATAGCATACCAAACTTCAGAATGACAGAAGCTAAAAGAAATAAAGATCATAACTTGACAAGGAATTGTTTTGGAACCCTAACCTGACGCAGATTAATGAGATATTCAAATGAATCTTTCATAGTATTGCCAAATGATTCATTCTTTGAAAAACTCTCTTCCCATATTTTATCAACTGCTGCCTTGAACTCCAAGAGGCAAGACACCATATCCTTATCTTTCTCTTCATCGATAACGATAGCCTGACCAGTTTTCCGAATGTAAGAACTAATAGCCTGCCTAAGTGACTCAAGGGCATTGACCCTAGAAAACAAATTGTAAATCCTCTGTAGGTCATCAATACGACTTCCATCCATCAACATCATGAAGCCCTGCTCAGGATGACGATACCTCAGTAATAAAAAAACGGAAGTAGGAAAGAAGAAAGCAATATCAATGCCATATTGCAGATGCTATACCTTATCAAGTATTCCAGAAATATGATGTTCAAGGAGCTGCTTTTCAGCCGTTGAGATAAGAGGTTTTCTAGTACTTGCATCTAAGTAAAGAAGACATCGTTCATGTTCTTCATGCAATCTTATCTGCAAGGAAGCATCAATTCAGGTCttcaacacacacacaaaagTTAAACAGACAGTCATTAGTAATATAAGAAACCTACTATGGACATGTCTCCCCTCGGAAACTTATTCTCATTTCCAACAAGTTCGGTTCAGTTCACTTTTATTCAAATAAGTTTTGCTCATCAAGTTCAGTTCAGTTCACTAAATTCTTGATGAATTTTGTTAATCAATTCAATTCAGTTTACTTTTGTTCTAATAGGTTTTGCCCATCACTTTCACTGTCCAATTTTCACAACATGAAATAGGTGTGATTAGTTCAGTTTAATTCCAGACTTCAAGTACAGTTCAAAGTTAGTTATGGAGAACAGGTCGTGAGCAACAATATAGTTATTATAAATGCAGCAATGcaggtcaaaaaaaaaacactctGATTCACACGTACTAAAAAGGGAAAACCTAGGATGAGATGCTAAAAGCAAATACATACTTCAACATGCTTCAAGTAATCTGGAACATCCGACTGCTGCATATACTTTGCACCTTCAGCAGCATAAAATTCCTCTGTGCAAGCAAGGAATGGTTTTTCAAAGCTTCCTTGGTAAATTCCAAGAGCAGTAAACATTTTTAAGAGATGATGGAGAAGAGTCCTATCAACAGCTTCACCTAATCTGGAAAACAGCGAGATAAGTGGGAAAAATGAAAACTATAAAAGGGAAAGAACTCCTTTATCTTGACTTGGCATTATGCTCAGATCACGTACAGGTAGTTcaagaaaaaaatttgtttcAGAAAGTACAAATAGAAAACATAAAAGATGGACAAAGAGCATTTTGGCCCtctaaattcaaataataacaaGGCCAGCCAAATGACAAATATCAAACgacaaaaataacaaaacatagcGTTCGGCACATATGTACATTTCAAAAAAGCAGCAAGCAACAGACATTGATACTGTTACCAGCAAGGTCCCAATGAGTTTAAAGAATACAACTACTAGAACAAAGATATAAATTATCAAGAACAAAAATCAAATTGTAGTTTTACCCATCATTCAACATAAAGctacaaatgaaaaaaattggaGGGGGGAAAGTCAATAAAGACGTCCAAAAATTCTATCATACAAAACCATTCATTATTACTGCCAAAAATCGACCTGAACTGTGACCCGAATTGAAGTCGGTCCGCAAATACTAGGTTTTGAACAAAGATATTATGACGCAAACCCAATTTTAATCGAACTAGAACAGCCTAAAAAATATTGCATCAACACCGATCAAACCCAATTTTGACCTAAACAACTCAAAAACCATCGTAGTGTAcgcaataaatgaaaatttgagcTTTTCATGGTCACTTTGGTTAGTATGTTTTGAAGTGGATTTGGATAGCAATGCCTAAAAATAAAGATTGtcaaaaaaaattacgaaatgGTTTCTTACCGAAAACTACCTAGGACACATATTTGGTCAAAAACTACCTACTAAACTATATTTCTTTGTAAAGGAGCACCAACCAACGGCATTCATCTGCTTGACCGTTAAAGTTCCGTTAATTAAATTAAGCTTTGTATTTATTTCCTATCTCCTCTCCACCTCTGCTCCTTCAATCTTTTTCATTACCTGACGCGGTTCCATAAGCACCCAACCTCCACCTTCTCCATCTCCTCCCCTCATTGcaacaatcaaaccaaaatCGCACAAGACTTTTGACTATTCCATCCCAACCTAAATGCAACTGTTAAATCTTATGAATTCCATACGTTAAGATAAAAACTCAAGTAAACccatttttaaataaatcaaaatctaCTTGTTAATAAAATTGATGGTCTAAAGAAATATGATCAAAATCAGCTACCTGCCCAAAAAAGAGATGAACAACAACCAATTTCCCAttcctcccccccccccccccacaaaaaaaataaaaattgggaaCTATATCACCTCAACATCGAAAGTCGAAACAGCTACCACCTCAAATGTAGTTCATAGAAAATTTGGTAAAACAATTGTAGACATCATTTTCTGATTGAAACAATCATCTTTATTAAAGacaaaaagaagtaaaaagCTTGAATATAACCATCACACAAACAATAGCATAAACTATGATTCTATGATAACAGACAGCAATACCAACCTTATGAAAGATGtactttttttcaaaaaataatgacATGAAtaactattaattaaattatggaGGAAAGCCAAATTCAGAGTAAAGCCAAATTCCAACACAATATGATTAACAATACAAATATCAAGGTACAAACAATGATCATATTGCAAAGTCAATATGATTAACAATACAAATATCAAGGTACAAACAATGATCATATTGCAAAGTTTAGAGGTCACATTTAGCACTAATTATGAACCAATGGCAATattgaagtaaaaataaataccTAAATTACCTTTCCTTCTCAATCATTCTCAAAAGGCCAGTAACaattttgtgctcaacttcaggACACAAAGAAAGATGTTTATGGAAAAGCTGTAATCCCATGTCCCACAATGATTTAACATTTGGGGTCTGTTTTACGTATGTCCTATCAAGATACAAAGCTATGCCACGAATCATCAGCAATTGGTCACAAAGATCCTGCCAGCATTTCTCAACAAGTGACAGAAAGACCACCAAATCTGGACTTTGGCCAACCAATGAATGCAATACAGCAGAAACATGTGCTTCACATTCCTTCTCAATTCGTTGATAGAGGCTTCCTCCCATTTTGTGCAGGCAAAGGTCATTAACAGCCTACGACATTTAAAAAAAGTAAGCAGAATGCTAGTTTGCATAATATTAAAGACCAAACCCCCCTCACAGGAGGACTACAGAGTTGTGGGTATATATCTACCTGATAAAGTTTCTCCAGGTCACATGAATCAGGCTGCTTCAAGAAAATAGCATTAATGGCTGACTTCAAAGTAGCCCAAGTATCTTCCTCAAAATTAGGAGGTAGTGTGGGCTTAGCTGATCATAATTAGCAAAGACGAACGAAGACAAAACAACATTCAGGATAGATGCATACTTGATAGATCAAATTATGCACTTTTTTTAGCAAATACCAATGAAAAACACCCCCAATGAAAGTACAATAACCAGCAGTTTTGCTTCCAAATACAGTAAGCTAGAGGCAGTCTAAACTCTGATATTAATACAGATTACAGCCACATGTATATGGAAACGCGATTTGAAAAATTTTGTGAACACACGGTGCTTAGCAGCCAGactttttaaaacatatatagcATTGCCAAACTAATTGAACTTGAAAAAACTCACACAAGATAGTTAAAATTTCCCCTACATCTACTAACAAACCTTAAGTGAAACAAGAAATAACAATCTATAAAGTTTTATTCCTCTTCCATTATCAGAACAAACAACCAGCAAGCATTTTTCTTTAACTACATTAGTCCTCAAAACACTAATCATGGCTAAGCACATATTAGTCAACTTTATTTCAGGTGCCTCTTCTTTGGCCTTTTTTCTGCTCCGCAACATCATGAAGTAAGATGATCCAAAGTTCGGTAATTCTCTATGTTCACTGTGAAGCAGTCACTCAGAGTCCTATTCAGAAACTCACACATTACCTCCAAGTGCGACATGATTCATTAAATGCCTACAAGACATTTCAGCAGTAGCAACATAACAAGTTTAATCCATGCATACCATCATTCCTCTTCTAGTTCTAGCATGACATAAATGAAAACCTTTGATGTCAAAATTAGCCTTACCAAATAATATCTACAGACTGTGGCTATTCTGGCTAAGGATTGGGAACTATCTTTTGAAGGTTTTGTTCTTAGAAGAAATCTTTTTTAGCGGTTTTTCTCACTCTACATTAAGTAGAAAAAGGTTTCCGAATAGAAGGACATTCGTTATTAGCGTAAGTTATGCCATTGTAAACCAATCAAGTAATTTTAGAATTCTCGTAATGAATGACTTATTCCCATccaaatttcttttaatttgagtGGTAGTATATACTAGTATTTCCCCTTCCTATCCCCTAGAAGTAGAAAGAAGCTTCCTTAATGCATTAGTGATACTATTAGCTAGTGTTTGATTAGAACATATTCCTCCAAAAGCTCTACTTCTACTTGGACAGAGCATATTAAGGCCGATATATGTAAGTTTAAGGCGTTACGGTATATGCTCTGTTCAAGTTGGATTTGTCATGTTGTACAGAGCAAAGAAGAGTTCCTTGCACTACTAAAAGGCTTGAGCGCAGGGAAGTGTACTCGTGAATGATGTAATCATGGAAATCATTTGTCTAACATGAACATTCCTTGCAAGTGAATTGTTCTCAAATCGAAAATATGAGTTTCATGATTATATTAAGCCCCGTGAAGTCAAgttcaactcaactaaaaagttTCAATTAAAGATAACCTTGATTAGCTCTAGAAGCTTATATACGTTTCAACGTGTTACCATGAGTTTACTAATTAACTTGCCCGTAGTATCTTTCTACACATATCACATCATAATTGTAGTtcctatatgttattttgtaatttaactATATAGAGATTAGAGACTACTACCAGTTtgtaaaaatccatgttaaggGAACTTCTCCCCCACCCTAGATTCTTCTGTCCCTTGTGTGTTTTTAATATATGGAGGGCTTTAGATCTAGAAATTTGAATGTGGCCCAAATCAAAACAATGATAAACCAAGGTACACCTTTTATAATTGTTTAACCCTAAAAATGAGTGCCTCATTCCAGTTTTAATGTGGTGAAGATTCCATGAGCCAATTTCAATGTTATGAGATAAGATTGTCACAAAAAAGCTATATCCTGGTGATTTCATCCTTGTTACACAGAACAATTAAGCATTTCTCGCCGGTTGATGGAATTTGGAAGTCATTAAGCCCACCCTAATATCATCTTTCTGCTTCAACTAACATGTTCTACATAGTTCCCATCACTTTGAAACCAGGAAAAATGgacaataaacaaaaaaacaaccACACAAGCCTAGGTTGAGGACTAATTAACTCACTAACACTATGGTTTCCAACAACTAAATGCTACCCTTAGTTTACAAAGGAGCGATGTTTCTTAAGCAGCTAACGGTCTCCAAAGCCTGGGCTTTAGGCGGCAAGTGAAGGCACTAGTCTTTGGGTGTTAGGGGCCCGAGAAAAAAAAAGccgaaaaaaatataaattataaacccCCAAAAACTAATATTAGAACTtcagaagatgaagaaaagaagagaaCGTTATTGGTGGGTGCCTACACCAAGTGGGCTTGTTCTAAAGCTAAGACCAAAAGGTGTTCTATAGCACACTCAGGCGATGTACGCGTTTTGGGGCAGTCGCCTTAAGAAATCACCTCACCTTGCCTAGCCCGATCAAGATGCTCCGCAAATGGAATGTCCAGGaaggcttttttttttcttgtcgCAAGACTTGAGCAACCATGATGCTAACTAGTTCACAaatcaaaacaataacaaaatcaaataacccTCAGAGTCCAATCCTAAGGGCTAGAGACTCACATTTTTTAGTTCCTAAAAGAGTGAAAACTTGATTTCATTGGCCCCTCAATGATATTCCCTTATATGATTATAGTACCATTGATACACTCAACTTGAAGTAAATGGGAAACTTTGTATGATATCCAAAATTCAAATCCCCAGGAGCAAACATTTTCAAATAACCAATGAACAAACACCTCAAAAGCCCTAATCGAAAACAATCACAAGCCTCATCATCGTTACTACTAAACAGAAATGTTCTCTACTAAGCTTCAGCATTTAAGTAACAAACCAATGATACAATAGATAATTACCGCCAACAACATATCAATTCAACTTCAAATCAATAACCATACACCCGCCATCAAACCAACAAATGAAAAACAAGAAACCAACCTCATACCCCATTTCAATTAATCATTCAACCACATTAATCCAAAGCGAAACAAAAGAAAGTCATAATTCAGAACAAAAACAcaatcaaaataagaaattcaaaaaccctaaaaaaatccAAGTAACCCAAAAACAGAAATTGAGAGAAAAATAAACCTTTAACGAGTTTAATAACAAGCTTCTTGGTAGAAGGATTAGGTGGGGTAGCCTTTTTACGAGATAGATTAGCAGCACGAGAATTAGAAGAAGGGGAAACAACAACATCATGAGATTGTTTAAGATCTTCATCGACAATCATGGAAGCAGAATCATCAGAATGAATCCCATTTTTGGAGTCTAGAGACTGAGATTTAGGCTTCTTCATCGCCGGAGAAAATGAAGTACCGGCGGCGTTATGGGTGATACTGACGTTACTGGCGGTGGAAGCGGAAGATGGGCGCTTATGGGTGGGGGGAGACATGAAAGGAGGAAATGGGTGGAAATGGAATGGGGTTTCAGTTGTCTTATTAGCTCAAATGGCTCATTGTTTTGGCTTTGTATTGGGGTTTTGGTAAGAAAGAAGATCTACATATGGACTAGAGGAGGTTCGACAGGTTCCTAGACGCGAGATACACCGACCTGACCGCCTTATCTCACCACGTCGAGACTGACCGTCTTATCTCACCACATTGGGACTACTGTCTGGGTGCATCCTCTACAAAAGTTTGGAAGCCTTCTGTATTGTTGATGGATcgactatttttattttcttttgtttatcgGCTTATAATGATAAAAACTTTAACTTTATATTATCTTCTGTGAGTTCTAGTCCTCTCCTGATTTAAAGGAGTTTGAACTTTCATCTTGTCCTTATTAATGACCCTAACTTTTACTTTGATAAGTATTGTTTTATAAATGTATGATAAAGCAAAATTTAGACTAGTATTTTTctataaatcataataaaatcAGATGATGAAAAATATCATTTCTAACAAGTGCAATagaacaagaacaaggtaaCAAAAGCCAAAGGCAAATCAACTTTACCTTGTCGATGTTGAAAATAAGTGGATAgaccaaaaacaaaattaaagtttttcgGCCATAAAGCATCCTTCCTATAAACAGGGGCGGAAGAAATAATTTCGTGACCTTTGTTATTCAAATGTTTCTGAAATGGGGTccttcataattaaaatataattcttaaatttaaataaaaaataatttcctaaatttaaattaagttgttattaattaaactttcttctctaatgttaaaatgaaagagaaaaaaagtaATAGATTGATGACTTATAAATTAAACAGTAAAAGTTTGAaggattgaaaattttaaaaataagttgttgatttgttttataaattatattagtgATAATTGATATTTGATGAATGTGTAAATATTGGGTAAGAGAAAATATTTGGAAGGTAAAGAATTGGTTTggaaagagataaaaaaaaggagagaaaaaaTGGATTTTGAACATATAACCATTGATATATTAAGCAAAAGTCCTACCAACTACTCTACTTCAATAGTATGTtatttaactttaattttttaatatgaggCATTTTAGATTTGGAGGCCTATACAATTAGGCACCTCGCACAGCTTCAAAATCGCCCCTGCCTATAAAGATTTTTCCTAATAAAGCATAGGATCTAAATCTAATATCAACTGAGAAATTACACACTAACGTTGTGGGAGTTAAGATTTTAACCTTCTCATGCTTGGTTTCTAGACCACCAAATCCAATACAAAATCTTATCAAGAACATGTACAACTTTTTAGCTATGTAGTCTGCATCAAATATTATTTGTAACAttcttaaattctaaccgcATTTAAacttagaaaaatatattaaaaattttgagtttAACCTATAAAAATGTTACGACTTATCAAAATCGAAGTAAGACTAAAAATAATTCCCATAATAACGAGATGGAAGGCAAATACTCAAACTTAAGAATTATCTTAAAACATGTTAtcctcaacttatttttttaacttacaaattattcttattaaaatCAGATTACTTTAGACTAGATAAAACTTATTTAGATGAAATCAAAAAGTTCCATATTGACCAAtccaatcaaatcaaatcaaagcaagccatattattattacttatattaattattattaggaaaaattgtctaaaataatccaatttttgttcgattttcttaaataattcaaatttttgattaaccattaaTAATACCAAATAAGAGAgatgttttccattaacattttaaattacttaaaacTTGTTAAACAGATAATTtaggaaagaaaaaaattttaagaaataaccAAAACCCTTTTCCTCCACTGGTGCCACCCTCCTACTCTCCCATCCCACCATCAACAACCCTCTAATCCTCCCTTTGCGCCACCGACTACCCCCACTAAATCTCCCTCAAGGTCGAGTCGATCCCCCACCTTGGCCATTAAAGGGAAAAATTAGAGGAATCCTTTAAAGGATTGAGAAGTTGAAGATAAAGTAGTGTTGTTGTTAGGTTGAAAAGGAAGAGGAGagaaaaaatgaagatgaattcATTAAAGGTTTATGAaggttgaagatgaagatgaagccaTTTAAATGGTGTTGTTAGGTTGAAGATAAAgaggagaaagaaaataaagatgaaAACATTAAAAGTATAAaggttgaagatgaagatgaaggtgAAGGTGAAATTGGTGGCAGACTGGCAGTGGGGGAGGGGGTTGGTGTCAGTAGGGTAGAGGAGTTGTGGTGATCGCAGCAAGGAAGAGGACGTTTGATGGTGGATTGGTGGTAGTAGGGAAGGGGCTGGTtttggttttaaaaaaaatcagttgCGTACATTATTAGGTTCGTTTACCTACTTGGATCTTATAGCATCTTTAATGGTAACCAAAAAAACGTCATCAcattatttcataatttttctctctcctaaaagttcatctttcaacttaattttattaacaataaacCCTTTTAAAAGATCATTATCTTAACTCTCTTACtttttatcgtttttttttgaaaacctcTTACTTTTTATCTACTCTACTATACTCTCTTTCtcttaatttatctaatatttatctttattttttcctatatcattttcatgtacaaacttaattaatataattttttatttaattaaaatatatataaatttgtaGACATCAATTATAATTACCGAAATtcattaaattcaaataaaaattacaatgcGCACGTAgaaaataaatacacaaattaaaaaaataataaaatttttatgtacaaacttaatataatttgaaattatgtcaaaaaatatcaaaactggtctcattttatagatctcgaaaaaatataaacattggtataatttatttttttttaaaaaaatctaattaattaagaaaatagccctttaaattaatataaagctaATTTTTTTCATCCAATAAAAAGGCGCCACATGGAAAGGCAGGGCAGCTGTGTGTCAGGCAGCAGAATTGCTTCATTTCTTGGCCAATCACCACTGGACACGTTGTATagttgttgaaaaaaatggagtGACCATTTGAGTGAACGGGTCACATGATGACCATTTTTGCCAATCTTTTCCACAACCACCCTCATATTAAATCACCACTAAGAGCATTTTACCTTTAGTTTGGTCATATAATCTAAAATTAGATCATCAATAAGGATGCTCTTAGAGGTTAATACCCCTCTTAGCTCGttatattattcatgattaatcaaaagttaggaTTATTACGAAGAAATCagaaaaagttatattattctagacaatttttccttattattataataattattattagaaaaattctATATGATAGCAACAAGGTTTGGCTAAACGCGAGTGGCAACACTTATTTACGATTAGTCTACATGATAGCAACAACGTTTTAAGCTTATAAATATTGTAACAAATCTGTcaaatatttgttaaaattgaatgaaAAGACATTTACCAttacttttacttttatttgaaataagtataaaaaaagaACTCTAAAGAAATCCATAAACCACTAAGTCCCACCCCACCATCACCCAACCCCTACCCACGCAGTCCTACACACACCCACCAAACCCATCCCCACTATCACCTCCACCTTCACACATATTACTCCACCCCGGCTCAACGGATcaccggtgactactcatggagactgtagactggccccacagaccaacataagtctttccaacacactttggcctcacttaCGCGCATCCAGGaaaacttcccaagaggtcacccatcctaagattgctccccaccaagcacacttaactgtggagatcttagcaaatgggctccatgaaaaaaagatgcactttgttgatatgagtagtctattaatcctttttctcaagctaaatctagggtatcacactcacccccacttaagaatacaacgtcctcgttagACCGTAATTTCAGGATCTTTTACCCCGCTAGGTGCATTAAACACACAATCAGCCACGATCGCAGGGTCGCTTTGATACCATTTACAACACCCCGGCCAAACGGACTattggtgactactcatggagactgtagaatGGCCTCACAAACTAAtacaagtctttccagcacaTTTCGGCCTCACTCATGCGCACCTAGGAAAACTTACTAGGAGGTCACCCATACTAAAATTGcttcccaccaagcacgcttaatgttgaagttcttagcaaataggcttccatgaaaagaagatgcaccttgttgatatgag
This genomic stretch from Amaranthus tricolor cultivar Red isolate AtriRed21 chromosome 9, ASM2621246v1, whole genome shotgun sequence harbors:
- the LOC130824274 gene encoding cullin-4-like gives rise to the protein MSPPTHKRPSSASTASNVSITHNAAGTSFSPAMKKPKSQSLDSKNGIHSDDSASMIVDEDLKQSHDVVVSPSSNSRAANLSRKKATPPNPSTKKLVIKLVKAKPTLPPNFEEDTWATLKSAINAIFLKQPDSCDLEKLYQAVNDLCLHKMGGSLYQRIEKECEAHVSAVLHSLVGQSPDLVVFLSLVEKCWQDLCDQLLMIRGIALYLDRTYVKQTPNVKSLWDMGLQLFHKHLSLCPEVEHKIVTGLLRMIEKERLGEAVDRTLLHHLLKMFTALGIYQGSFEKPFLACTEEFYAAEGAKYMQQSDVPDYLKHVEIRLHEEHERCLLYLDASTRKPLISTAEKQLLEHHISGILDKGFMMLMDGSRIDDLQRIYNLFSRVNALESLRQAISSYIRKTGQAIVIDEEKDKDMVSCLLEFKAAVDKIWEESFSKNESFGNTMKDSFEYLINLRQNRSAELIAKFLDEKLRAGNKGTSEEELEGTLDKVLVLFRFIQGKDVFEAFYKKDLAKRLLLGKSASIDAEKSMISKLKTECGSQFTNKLEGMFKDIELSKEINESFKQSSQARTKLPSGIEMSVHVLTTGYWPTYPPMDVRLPHELNVYQDIFKEFYLSKYSGRRLMWQNSLGHCVLKADFPKGKKELAVSLFQAVVLMLFNDAEKLSFQDIKDATGIEDKELRRTLQSLACGKVRVLQKVPKGRDVEDDDSFEFNETFTAPLYRIKVNAIQMKETVEENTSTTERVFQDRQYQVDAAIVRIMKTRKVLSHTLLITELFQQLKFPIKPADLKKRIESLIDREYLERDKNNPQIYNYLA